In Euphorbia lathyris chromosome 10, ddEupLath1.1, whole genome shotgun sequence, a single genomic region encodes these proteins:
- the LOC136207946 gene encoding receptor protein kinase-like protein ZAR1 — protein sequence MLLKYSLQITSLSLLLIFRFSFCLTTDGLALLALKAAITTDPTRVLASWSDSDSTPCHWLGVICVNHRVVSLFLPNRTLTGYLPSELGLLDSLTRLTLSHNNFSKPIPSHLFKSTALRFLDLSHNSLSGPIPPQITSLQSLTHLDLSSNSINGSLPEFLTEIKSLTGTLNLSYNSFSGEIPESFGDFPVMVSLDLRHNNLSGKVPLVGSLVNQGPTAFAGNPSLCGFPLQTPCPEPFNMTTNESPENPEDPRDPNPALVAEAEYKQRAKNGSVTVPLISGVSVVIGAVSVSVWLFRRKWGKGEKGKKGKEENVVNSMNDVMEDEGQKGKFVVIDEGFSLELEDLLRASAYVVGKGRSGIVYKVVVGGRGSGTVAPTVVAVRRLNEGDATWRLKEFETEVETIERVHHPNIVRLRAYYYANDEKLLISDFIRNGSLYSALHGGASNALPPLSWAARLKIAQGTARGLMYMHECSPRKYVHGNLKSTKILLDDELQPHVSSFGLTRLVSTTSKLTTSASKHHYLNQTILTSKTSSMYLAPEARASTSKLRQKCDVYSFGIILMELLTGRLPDAGPENDEKGLESVVRKAFREEQPLSEIIDPALLNEVHAKKQVIAVFHIALNCTELDPELRPRMRIVSENLDRIKLQ from the exons ATGCTACTGAAATACTCTCTTCAGATCACTTCATTGTCTCTTCTTCTAATTTTCCGATTCTCTTTCTGTCTTACAACAGATGGCCTTGCTCTCTTAGCTCTCAAAGCTGCAATCACAACTGACCCTACACGAGTTCTCGCTTCCTGGTCCGATTCTGACTCTACTCCATGCCACTGGCTCGGAGTCATTTGTGTTAATCACCGAGTCGTCTCTCTCTTTCTCCCTAACAGAACCCTTACTGGTTATTTACCTTCCGAACTCGGTCTCCTTGACTCTTTAACCCGACTCACTCTATCTCACAATAATTTCTCCAAGCCTATTCCTTCTCATCTCTTCAAATCCACCGCTCTACGCTTTCTCGATTTGTCTCATAACTCACTTTCTGGTCCTATCCCACCCCAAATTACTTCTTTACAATCTTTAACCCACTTGGATTTATCTTCCAATTCAATCAATGGGTCTCTTCCTGAATTCCTCACCGAGATCAAAAGCCTCACTGGAACTCTTAATTTGTCTTACAATTCATTTTCCGGTGAAATTCCCGAGTCGTTCGGGGATTTTCCGGTGATGGTTAGTTTAGATTTGAGGCATAATAATCTCAGTGGAAAAGTGCCTCTAGTTGGTTCATTGGTGAACCAGGGTCCGACTGCATTTGCCGGAAATCCAAGTCTATGTGGATTTCCATTGCAGACTCCATGTCCGGAGCCTTTCAATATGACAACCAACGAAAGCCCGGAAAATCCTGAAGATCCTAGAGACCCCAATCCTGCCCTTGTTGCTGAAGCTGAATACAAACAGAGGGCGAAAAACGGGTCGGTGACGGTTCCTCTAATATCGGGTGTTTCGGTGGTGATCGGAGCCGTATCGGTGTCGGTATGGTTGTTTCGGAGGAAATGGGGTAAAGGTGAAAAGGGCAAAAAGGGAAAAGAAGAAAATGTAGTAAACAGCATGAACGATGTGATGGAGGATGAGGGGCAAAAGGGTAAATTCGTAGTGATCGACGAAGGGTTCAGTTTGGAATTAGAGGATTTGTTAAGGGCATCAGCTTACGTGGTGGGAAAGGGACGGAGTGGAATAGTATACAAGGTAGTAGTAGGAGGGAGAGGATCGGGTACGGTGGCGCCTACAGTAGTTGCTGTGAGGAGACTGAATGAAGGCGATGCCACGTGGAGATTGAAGGAGTTTGAGACAGAGGTGGAAACTATTGAGAGGGTCCACCATCCTAATATCGTGCGGCTAAGAGCTTATTACTATGCTAATGATGAGAAGTTGCTCATCTCTGATTTCATTAGGAACGGGAGCTTGTACTCCGCGCTGCATG GAGGAGCATCCAATGCACTGCCACCGTTATCATGGGCAGCAAGGTTGAAAATTGCTCAAGGAACTGCAAGGGGTTTAATGTACATGCATGAATGTAGCCCCAGAAAGTATGTCCATGGCAACTTAAAATCAACTAAAATCCTCCTAGACGATGAACTCCAACCACACGTTTCAAGTTTCGGTCTCACCCGTCTTGTCTCCACTACTTCCAAGCTCACAACTTCAGCATCCAAACACCACTACTTGAACCAAACCATTCTAACATCTAAGACTTCATCTATGTACTTGGCACCGGAGGCTCGAGCATCCACCAGCAAGTTGAGACAGAAATGTGATGTCTACTCCTTCGGAATCATATTGATGGAACTATTAACTGGCCGATTACCTGATGCAGGACCGGAGAATGATGAGAAAGGATTAGAGAGTGTGGTGAGGAAGGCGTTTCGAGAGGAGCAACCGTTGTCTGAGATCATCGACCCTGCGTTGTTAAACGAGGTTCATGCGAAGAAACAGGTAATTGCAGTGTTTCATATTGCACTGAACTGTACCGAATTAGACCCGGAATTGCGACCTAGGATGAGAATAGTGTCTGAAAATCTAGATCGCATCAAATTGCAATGA